A genomic segment from Arcobacter acticola encodes:
- a CDS encoding helicase-related protein, translating to MLIDNKKNNKVGEVLKEHISNNSKLSIISGYFTLQGYKHLQKELNKIDEIRLLISSNTFKNNLNLLTSTKEELKLKNKLQQEKIAKECYEWLKNKSQIRESKINNSIPFTLYHTKNQGENDFVIQGTSNFSSDGLGYTHSNTFSMNTGISDYETTKEFLNTFNELWNNPTLVSDIKEKVLNNLEEIFKDKSPNLLYFITLYNIFKDFIGELDEEEIIKTKTGFKDTIVWNKLYNFQKDGVLGSIDKLEKYNGCIIADSVGLGKTFEALAVIKYYELRNDRVLVLCPKKLRENWTLYTINDRRNILSEDRFNYDVLNHTDLTREKGYSGEINLSTLNWENYDLIVIDESHNFRNTSTNKKKNKSRYEKLLEDVLKKGVKTKVLMLSATPVNNRLNDLKNQLQFITEGNDNSFRDFGINSIEMTLRRAQNKFNKWLDLSDEKRNTKSLLDSLDFDYFKLLDLITIARSRKHIQKYYNTKDIGEFPTRLKPINIKSDIDTEDKFPPLSEINKTIRKMTLCAYSPLRYVLPHKQQEYEDKYDTITSKGRFRQVDRENSIIHLMRVNLLKRMESSINSFTLTVQKVLNKNLELLEHINTQREDILEEMSIVDIDIESDEFADKLIGNNVKVLISDIDIIKWKQDINNDIEKLEELLEYSIQVNTQRDKKLLTLKENIQHKIQNPLNENNKKVIIFTAFADTAQYLYDNISQWGKGLGVESCLITGSGINQSTLFPKERDLNTLLTHFSPISKDRGKIDPSQTKEIDILIATDCISEGQNLQDCDYLVNYDIHWNPVRIIQRFGRVDRLGSKNKYIQLVNFWANMELDEYINLESRVSGRMVLLDVSATGEENVIDTSNKEMNDLSYRSKQLKELQNQVVDLEDVNGGISITDLTLNDFRMDLSNYMKEHSSLLERTPSGIYSIVLNDNSEFIEQFGKGVIFCIKMLGEIDNTNNDKFSLEPYYLVFIDEKGDIKLDFSNAKLILDFMKKMSLGNDEPNIELFDNFRSETKNGNDMEHYIDCLNTAIESIVGKKEEKGLSTLFSRGGTNISTNNTPKQEFELISYMIVK from the coding sequence ATGTTAATTGACAATAAAAAGAATAATAAAGTAGGCGAAGTATTAAAAGAACATATTTCTAATAATAGTAAGTTATCTATCATTTCAGGGTATTTCACTCTTCAAGGATATAAACATTTACAAAAAGAACTTAATAAAATAGATGAAATAAGACTTCTAATTAGTTCTAATACTTTTAAAAACAATCTAAATCTTTTAACTTCTACAAAAGAAGAATTAAAATTAAAGAATAAACTTCAACAAGAAAAAATAGCCAAAGAGTGTTATGAGTGGTTAAAGAATAAATCTCAAATTAGAGAATCAAAAATCAATAATTCTATACCATTTACTTTATATCATACAAAAAATCAAGGAGAGAATGATTTTGTAATTCAAGGAACTTCAAATTTCTCTTCTGATGGATTAGGTTATACTCATTCAAATACTTTTTCAATGAATACTGGAATAAGTGATTATGAAACTACAAAAGAGTTTTTAAATACATTTAATGAGTTATGGAATAATCCTACATTAGTATCTGATATAAAAGAAAAAGTTCTAAATAATTTAGAAGAAATATTTAAAGATAAATCACCTAATCTTTTATATTTTATAACTTTATATAATATCTTTAAAGATTTTATTGGTGAGTTAGATGAAGAAGAGATAATTAAAACTAAAACTGGTTTCAAAGACACTATTGTTTGGAATAAACTTTATAACTTTCAAAAAGATGGTGTTCTTGGTTCTATTGATAAACTTGAAAAATATAATGGTTGTATTATTGCTGATTCTGTTGGACTTGGTAAAACTTTTGAAGCATTAGCAGTTATTAAATATTATGAATTAAGAAATGATAGAGTTTTAGTTTTATGTCCTAAAAAATTAAGAGAGAATTGGACTTTATATACTATCAATGATAGAAGGAATATATTATCAGAAGATAGATTTAATTATGATGTACTTAATCATACAGATTTAACAAGAGAAAAAGGTTACAGTGGAGAAATCAATTTATCTACTTTAAATTGGGAAAATTATGATTTAATTGTAATAGATGAATCTCATAATTTTAGAAACACTTCAACTAACAAAAAAAAGAATAAATCAAGATATGAAAAACTTTTAGAAGATGTTCTTAAAAAAGGTGTTAAAACAAAAGTTTTAATGTTAAGTGCTACGCCTGTAAATAATAGATTGAATGACTTAAAAAATCAACTTCAATTTATTACAGAAGGTAATGATAACTCATTTAGAGATTTTGGTATTAATTCAATTGAAATGACTTTGAGAAGAGCACAAAATAAATTTAATAAATGGTTGGATTTAAGTGATGAAAAAAGAAATACAAAATCATTATTAGATAGTTTGGATTTTGACTATTTTAAACTACTTGATTTAATTACAATCGCAAGAAGTAGAAAACATATTCAAAAGTATTACAATACAAAAGATATAGGTGAATTTCCTACAAGATTAAAACCTATAAATATTAAATCTGATATAGATACAGAAGATAAGTTTCCACCATTAAGTGAGATAAATAAAACTATTAGAAAAATGACTTTGTGTGCTTATTCTCCATTAAGATATGTATTACCTCACAAACAACAAGAGTATGAAGATAAGTATGACACTATCACTTCAAAAGGTAGATTTAGACAAGTAGATAGGGAAAATTCTATTATTCATTTAATGAGAGTAAATTTATTAAAAAGAATGGAAAGTTCTATTAATTCATTTACTTTAACAGTTCAAAAAGTATTAAATAAGAATTTAGAATTATTAGAACATATCAATACTCAAAGAGAAGATATTTTAGAAGAAATGAGTATTGTTGATATTGATATTGAAAGTGATGAATTTGCTGATAAACTTATTGGTAATAATGTAAAAGTTTTAATATCTGATATTGATATTATTAAATGGAAACAAGATATTAATAATGATATTGAGAAACTTGAAGAGTTATTAGAATACTCAATACAAGTTAATACTCAAAGAGATAAAAAACTTTTAACTCTAAAAGAGAATATTCAACATAAAATTCAAAATCCTTTAAATGAAAACAATAAGAAAGTAATCATATTTACTGCTTTTGCTGATACGGCACAATATCTATATGATAATATCTCACAATGGGGAAAAGGATTAGGAGTTGAAAGTTGCTTAATAACTGGTAGTGGAATTAATCAATCAACACTATTTCCAAAAGAGAGAGATTTAAATACTTTACTTACACACTTTTCACCTATATCAAAAGATAGAGGGAAAATTGATCCTTCTCAAACAAAAGAGATTGATATATTAATCGCTACTGATTGTATTAGTGAAGGACAAAACTTACAAGATTGTGATTATTTAGTAAATTATGATATTCATTGGAATCCAGTTAGAATTATTCAAAGATTTGGTAGGGTAGATAGATTAGGAAGTAAAAATAAATATATTCAGTTAGTTAATTTTTGGGCAAATATGGAACTTGATGAATATATTAATCTTGAAAGTAGAGTTAGTGGTAGAATGGTATTACTTGATGTATCTGCTACTGGTGAAGAGAATGTTATTGATACTTCTAATAAAGAGATGAATGATTTATCATATAGGTCAAAACAATTAAAAGAACTTCAAAATCAAGTTGTAGATTTAGAAGATGTTAATGGTGGTATATCAATTACAGATTTAACATTAAATGATTTTAGAATGGATTTATCTAATTATATGAAAGAACACTCTTCATTACTTGAAAGAACTCCAAGTGGTATATATTCAATTGTATTAAATGACAATAGTGAATTTATAGAGCAGTTTGGGAAAGGTGTAATTTTTTGTATAAAAATGTTAGGAGAGATTGACAACACTAACAATGATAAATTTTCATTAGAACCATACTATTTAGTATTCATTGATGAAAAAGGAGACATTAAGTTGGACTTTTCAAATGCTAAACTTATATTAGATTTTATGAAGAAAATGAGTTTAGGTAATGATGAACCAAATATTGAATTATTTGATAATTTTAGAAGTGAAACAAAAAATGGTAATGATATGGAACATTATATAGATTGTTTAAATACTGCTATTGAAAGTATTGTAGGTAAAAAAGAAGAAAAAGGTTTATCTACACTATTTAGTCGTGGTGGAACAAATATATCAACAAATAACACACCTAAACAAGAGTTTGAATTAATATCTTATATGATAGTTAAATAA